Proteins encoded by one window of Shewanella avicenniae:
- a CDS encoding glycosyltransferase family 4 protein, with amino-acid sequence MFADFSQVVVLAFSDTDKCKICQDSQQKFVTLPKPSFLELFKNLFFKVLLERWSLNEALFYSYKAQRIINSHLNSDIDVVYVDSVRMATYLLVNGFSGAISVLDYDDIYSLRYENLYKSGGAVDVLGFYKSKLPRVVLYFIPLIIRAVLKFESARIRKRELFYASKFDGRVIVSPVESKMLSEMANLDVTDIAMSVPDYSRRVSRFSCLIENTDSKVSSVRVSLIGNFDYFPNQQSVDYIVNQIFPVFIQNGVVLTLDLIGRTSDDFKARYNLSNVNFLGFVDDLHEAVADSVCLLSPIVSGTGIKTKIVESFSLGLPVVTNQKGIEGLDVNNNRDILLAGTPEEYFEQVMRLANDLSFRDNISLNAYQYFSLNFRMEVIRSKWVSLIKNLEQR; translated from the coding sequence GTGTTCGCTGATTTTTCTCAAGTCGTTGTATTGGCTTTTTCTGATACCGATAAATGTAAGATTTGCCAAGATAGTCAGCAAAAATTTGTTACGCTACCAAAGCCCAGTTTTTTGGAGTTATTTAAAAATCTTTTTTTTAAAGTGCTTCTAGAACGTTGGTCTCTGAATGAGGCATTGTTCTATTCTTACAAAGCACAGCGTATTATCAACTCCCATTTAAATTCAGATATCGATGTTGTATATGTTGATAGTGTTAGAATGGCAACTTATTTGCTGGTTAATGGTTTTTCTGGCGCGATTTCAGTTCTAGATTATGATGATATTTATTCACTGCGCTACGAGAATCTTTATAAAAGTGGTGGTGCTGTTGATGTTTTAGGCTTTTATAAGAGTAAGTTGCCTAGGGTTGTTTTATATTTCATCCCTCTTATCATTAGGGCTGTTCTTAAATTTGAGTCGGCTAGGATTCGAAAACGCGAGTTGTTTTATGCCAGTAAATTCGATGGTCGTGTTATTGTTTCTCCCGTTGAATCTAAGATGCTCTCTGAAATGGCCAACTTAGATGTTACAGATATAGCTATGTCTGTGCCTGATTATTCCAGGCGAGTGTCAAGATTTTCTTGTTTAATAGAAAACACTGATTCAAAAGTTTCTTCAGTGCGTGTAAGTTTAATTGGTAATTTTGATTATTTCCCCAATCAACAGTCTGTTGATTATATAGTTAATCAGATATTTCCTGTGTTTATCCAGAATGGGGTTGTTCTAACTTTAGATTTAATTGGTCGGACTTCTGATGATTTTAAGGCTCGTTATAATTTGTCTAATGTTAATTTTTTAGGATTCGTCGACGATTTACATGAGGCTGTAGCAGATTCAGTTTGTTTGCTCAGCCCAATTGTTTCAGGTACAGGAATAAAAACAAAAATTGTTGAATCTTTCTCTTTAGGCCTTCCAGTGGTTACTAATCAAAAGGGGATAGAAGGTTTAGATGTCAACAATAATCGAGATATACTTTTGGCGGGCACACCTGAAGAGTATTTTGAGCAAGTTATGCGTTTGGCTAACGATTTGAGTTTTCGTGATAATATATCGCTAAATGCATATCAGTATTTTAGTCTCAATTTCCGTATGGAAGTGATTAGATCTAAGTGGGTTAGTTTAATTAAGAATTTGGAGCAACGATGA
- a CDS encoding glycosyltransferase family 4 protein yields MAYMESLKRLVAVDGFVLSKCNGMSYCLQSILNAIPAECRSRFVIIVPKCEAAIESVPAGYEVKILNCSSFLLWSNVVLPYFLLKNFSRVSKVFHPANTMPFLSSSFFENYLLLHDVMFLRELSFSSLKHRLNHLYYKMNLFFSLKAVDKIITVSNFSKSDICSYFSNIHSDDITVIDESAKKFPRSESVKLPVGRIYLSVCLSDPRKNSILSVEGFLRYSEHSANSDSTLVLFGDPKYWEALKQRFTNVAGFSERVLFVGRVSDGQLAFLYQNAHAFLFPSSYEGFGLPVLEAMSFGTPVVTSRVTSLGEVAGEAGVYIEEFSAEQIAGALVLLDDAHKYADFKQRSLANVRRYSWDRSAELLLKLFNS; encoded by the coding sequence ATGGCATATATGGAAAGTCTTAAACGTCTTGTGGCTGTAGATGGATTCGTTCTCAGTAAGTGCAACGGAATGTCCTATTGTTTACAGTCTATTTTGAATGCAATACCTGCTGAATGCCGTAGTCGATTTGTTATTATAGTGCCCAAATGTGAAGCGGCAATTGAAAGTGTACCAGCCGGCTATGAGGTCAAAATATTAAATTGCTCTTCCTTTTTGTTGTGGTCAAATGTTGTACTTCCTTATTTTTTATTAAAAAACTTTAGTCGAGTTTCTAAAGTTTTTCACCCTGCTAACACGATGCCATTTTTGAGTTCTTCTTTTTTCGAGAATTATTTATTGTTGCACGACGTTATGTTTTTGAGGGAGTTATCTTTTTCCTCGTTAAAACATAGATTGAATCATCTATATTATAAAATGAATTTGTTTTTTTCATTAAAAGCAGTTGATAAGATAATTACGGTATCAAATTTCTCGAAGTCTGATATATGTTCATATTTTTCAAACATTCACTCAGATGATATCACTGTAATCGACGAGTCGGCGAAAAAATTCCCTAGATCTGAATCGGTCAAATTACCCGTTGGGCGTATATATTTGAGTGTTTGTTTGAGCGATCCGAGGAAGAATTCAATCTTATCTGTCGAGGGGTTTTTACGTTATAGTGAACATAGCGCTAATAGCGATAGTACTTTGGTACTTTTTGGTGATCCAAAGTATTGGGAAGCTTTAAAGCAACGATTTACTAATGTTGCCGGTTTTAGTGAGAGAGTACTATTTGTTGGCCGTGTATCAGACGGTCAGTTAGCATTTTTGTATCAAAATGCTCACGCCTTTTTATTTCCTTCTAGTTATGAGGGCTTCGGTTTGCCAGTGCTTGAAGCTATGTCTTTTGGCACGCCAGTTGTCACGTCTCGCGTTACTTCGTTGGGTGAAGTAGCTGGTGAAGCTGGTGTATATATAGAAGAATTTTCGGCTGAACAAATTGCAGGTGCTTTAGTTTTACTTGACGATGCACATAAGTATGCTGATTTCAAACAACGTAGTTTGGCTAATGTTCGCCGCTACTCTTGGGATCGAAGTGCAGAGTTGTTGTTGAAACTGTTTAATTCGTGA
- a CDS encoding glycosyltransferase family 2 protein → MFISICIPSYNRVEFLYPLLDSVYSQVGDFNQNEFEVVICEDVSPQRDQIIKAFNSYVEAKSIDNARLCLNTVNLGYDKNLRNCIESAKGKYCMILGNDDLLNVGALEKVISTLKKEPEIVLCTRAYSWFKSNPNEIIDTVKHLPSDKLFEPGLDAIRFFFRRVGVISGFVVNVDKAKQLATDKFDGHLYYQMYLAGMLVSEGKGYYFSDVITLSRDSETPDFGNAAGEKGIFVPGGYVPEGRIHMVKGLLNIAKDIEENTHIDDAYISIKKDLAHYFYPYIRDQLNLPIKNYILMVKRFMDIGFKNEMFFYVHVVVGYILKSSRYDLFIKYVRDRLGSTPKI, encoded by the coding sequence ATGTTTATTAGTATTTGTATACCATCTTATAATCGCGTTGAATTTTTATATCCTCTGTTGGATAGTGTTTATTCTCAGGTAGGAGATTTTAATCAGAATGAGTTCGAAGTTGTCATTTGCGAGGATGTATCGCCTCAGCGTGATCAAATTATAAAAGCATTCAATAGTTATGTTGAAGCTAAATCAATTGATAATGCGCGCCTTTGTTTGAATACTGTCAATCTTGGCTACGATAAAAATTTAAGGAACTGCATAGAATCTGCAAAGGGCAAGTATTGTATGATTCTGGGGAACGATGACCTACTTAATGTTGGTGCATTAGAAAAAGTTATTAGCACATTGAAAAAAGAACCTGAGATAGTGTTATGTACACGTGCATACTCATGGTTTAAATCAAACCCTAATGAAATAATTGATACAGTTAAGCATTTACCTTCAGATAAACTCTTTGAGCCAGGTTTGGATGCTATTCGCTTCTTTTTTCGTCGTGTTGGGGTGATTTCTGGTTTCGTGGTTAATGTAGATAAAGCTAAACAGCTTGCCACCGATAAGTTTGATGGCCACTTATATTACCAAATGTATTTGGCTGGAATGTTAGTGTCGGAGGGTAAAGGGTATTATTTTAGTGACGTGATCACTCTTTCTCGGGATAGTGAAACTCCGGATTTTGGTAATGCCGCTGGCGAAAAAGGCATTTTTGTACCTGGCGGCTATGTTCCGGAAGGTCGGATTCATATGGTTAAAGGTTTGCTGAATATAGCTAAGGATATTGAAGAAAATACTCATATTGATGATGCTTATATTTCGATTAAGAAAGATTTAGCTCATTATTTTTACCCTTACATTCGCGATCAATTGAATTTACCGATTAAAAACTATATTTTAATGGTTAAGCGCTTCATGGATATTGGATTTAAAAATGAAATGTTTTTTTATGTTCATGTTGTAGTAGGTTATATTTTAAAGTCTTCTCGTTACGATCTTTTTATCAAATATGTCCGCGATCGTTTGGGTTCTACACCGAAAATTTAA
- a CDS encoding acyltransferase produces MDSLFFFLHKAMSKVRSKVFSFVYNAPISSVGRGSKIIGRKAIGINGEIRLGDNCLIQAITEYRGQSFEPQLQIGSHLMLSDRVRISCAYKITIERDTLIGSNVYIGDHSHGTLNVDKLDIAIPPYMRALDDFKEVFIGERVWIGNGVVVLAGAHICAGSIVAANAVVKDQYYRPCVIGGVPAKVIKYLN; encoded by the coding sequence ATGGATTCGTTATTTTTTTTTCTTCATAAAGCTATGTCAAAGGTGCGTTCTAAGGTATTTTCATTTGTGTATAACGCTCCAATATCGTCCGTAGGTAGAGGCTCAAAGATTATTGGTCGGAAAGCTATTGGTATCAACGGTGAAATTCGTTTAGGTGACAATTGCTTAATTCAAGCGATAACAGAATATCGTGGGCAGTCATTTGAACCACAGCTACAGATCGGTAGTCATTTGATGCTCTCTGATCGTGTTCGAATTTCTTGTGCCTATAAAATTACGATCGAACGTGATACGTTAATTGGAAGTAATGTCTACATCGGAGATCATTCTCACGGAACATTAAATGTTGATAAACTGGATATCGCCATTCCGCCATATATGAGAGCTCTTGACGATTTTAAAGAAGTATTTATTGGTGAAAGAGTTTGGATTGGTAATGGAGTAGTAGTGCTTGCCGGTGCCCATATTTGCGCTGGTTCAATCGTTGCCGCTAATGCGGTGGTTAAAGATCAGTATTATCGTCCTTGCGTTATTGGGGGAGTTCCTGCCAAAGTTATTAAATATTTAAATTAG
- a CDS encoding glycosyltransferase family 2 protein: MDKTFNYKLSICIPTFNRAHYLERLLESVFQQVSDLNVNNDQIELVVLDNNSQDTTESLCEYFKSTLEDHSWFKYIRHRKNLGMDGNFRAAYERAQGRFFWLLGDDEEICSDSLRELLTLFENNESAIYFLKPYYIRKSSSRYKALSCKNKISYHNYSLKEAFIEKVGVYFTFISSIIIDRQVSHINVEDYSDFEGTKLYQMSWVFSSLLSGTNFTYVSSPMVIAQQDNSGGYNVVKVFSQNLLYIVNYFFDNDQHIKKMFSNYSLFFVIPFFYNDKIGTRFDKSDAISLIDKSYANNIYYRAFFSKVIKYPKILKYTFHFLKRIFF, encoded by the coding sequence ATGGACAAAACGTTTAATTATAAGTTATCAATATGTATACCTACGTTTAATCGAGCACACTATTTAGAAAGGTTGTTAGAATCTGTATTCCAACAGGTGTCAGATTTAAACGTTAATAATGACCAAATTGAATTGGTAGTTTTGGATAATAATTCACAGGATACAACAGAATCATTATGTGAATACTTTAAATCGACTTTAGAGGACCATAGTTGGTTTAAGTACATTCGTCACCGTAAAAATTTAGGTATGGATGGCAATTTTCGTGCAGCATATGAGCGAGCACAAGGACGTTTTTTTTGGTTATTAGGTGATGATGAAGAAATTTGTTCTGATTCATTGAGGGAATTATTAACGCTTTTTGAAAATAATGAATCTGCAATATATTTTTTAAAGCCATATTATATTAGAAAAAGTTCCTCTCGATACAAGGCGTTATCATGTAAAAATAAGATTAGTTATCATAATTATAGTTTAAAGGAGGCCTTTATAGAAAAAGTCGGTGTTTATTTTACATTTATATCTAGTATAATTATTGATCGACAAGTATCTCACATTAATGTCGAGGACTATTCTGATTTTGAAGGTACAAAGCTTTATCAGATGTCATGGGTATTCTCTTCTTTATTAAGTGGCACTAACTTTACTTATGTTAGCAGTCCAATGGTTATAGCCCAACAAGATAACTCTGGTGGATATAATGTAGTTAAGGTTTTCTCCCAAAATTTATTATATATAGTTAATTATTTTTTTGATAATGACCAACATATTAAAAAGATGTTTAGTAATTATTCGCTTTTCTTTGTAATTCCATTCTTTTACAATGACAAGATTGGTACTCGCTTTGATAAAAGTGATGCTATTAGTTTAATTGATAAATCGTACGCTAATAATATTTATTATAGGGCTTTTTTTAGTAAGGTTATAAAATATCCTAAAATACTAAAATATACGTTTCATTTTTTAAAGCGGATTTTTTTTTGA
- a CDS encoding NAD-dependent epimerase/dehydratase family protein codes for MSMNPTSQTIIVTGATGFIGGHLVNLLLEKGFIVIALSRKTFKNNAPYKKNKIVWCTWENIRETIQKLDVIPHAVVHLATAYGRNNESFSSVEDANVVKPLKLLELCAKLGIKKFINTDSYFSKAEFDYQYMLPYIYTKKSFNNWGQLISENHPVKFLNMRLEHVYGPGDSGQKFIPFILDALVRNERKVECTDCKQKRDLVYIDDVISAYLTVIITPYENLESYAEFQVGTGKSIPLYTFIEHLKKHLNNKETEILYGSMPTRKNEILNSYAKNESLIALGWEAKHTYQRGIEKLVN; via the coding sequence ATGTCAATGAATCCAACTTCCCAGACTATCATTGTAACTGGTGCAACAGGTTTTATAGGTGGTCATTTAGTTAATCTTTTGTTGGAAAAAGGATTCATTGTCATTGCTTTGTCTCGCAAGACATTCAAAAATAATGCACCATACAAAAAAAATAAAATTGTATGGTGCACATGGGAGAATATTAGAGAAACCATACAAAAGCTTGATGTTATTCCTCATGCAGTTGTTCATCTTGCAACAGCATACGGAAGAAATAATGAATCATTTTCATCTGTTGAAGATGCTAATGTTGTTAAACCTCTAAAGTTACTTGAGTTATGCGCTAAGCTGGGTATAAAAAAGTTTATTAATACAGATAGCTACTTTTCCAAAGCTGAGTTCGACTATCAATATATGCTACCTTATATTTATACTAAAAAAAGTTTTAATAACTGGGGACAATTGATTTCTGAAAATCATCCCGTGAAATTTTTAAATATGAGGCTTGAGCATGTTTATGGTCCCGGTGATAGTGGTCAAAAGTTCATCCCTTTTATTCTTGATGCCTTAGTTAGGAATGAAAGAAAAGTTGAATGTACAGATTGCAAACAAAAAAGGGATTTAGTATATATAGATGACGTGATAAGTGCCTACCTAACTGTAATAATAACACCTTATGAAAACTTAGAAAGTTACGCAGAATTTCAAGTCGGTACTGGAAAGTCTATTCCTCTTTACACATTTATTGAACATCTAAAAAAACACCTTAATAATAAAGAAACTGAGATTTTATATGGCTCGATGCCTACGCGTAAAAATGAGATATTGAATTCTTATGCTAAGAATGAAAGTTTAATCGCATTGGGGTGGGAGGCAAAACACACTTACCAACGTGGAATTGAAAAACTAGTAAATTAG
- the rfbH gene encoding lipopolysaccharide biosynthesis protein RfbH, translating to MSTQELREQIAELVGKYAEQALAPKMFVAGQSVVPPSGKVIGAKELQLMVEASLDGWLTTGRFNDAFEKKLGEYIGVPHVLTTTSGSSANLLALTALTSHKLGDRALKPGDEVITVAAGFPTTVNPSIQNGLIPVFVDVDIPTYNIDAALIEAAVTEKTKAIMVAHTLGNPFNLAEVRKIADKYNLWLVEDCCDALGTKYDGKMVGTFGDIGTVSFYPAHHITMGEGGAVFTKSKELKVIIESFRDWGRDCYCAPGCDNTCGKRFGQQLGSLPAGYDHKYTYSHLGYNLKITDMQAACGLAQLERVEEFVAQRKANFAYLKAGLSSCAEFLELPEATPNSEPSWFGFPITLKETAGVSRVELVKFLDEAKVGTRLLFAGNLTRQPYFEGREYRVVGELTNTDRIMNQTFWVGIYPGLTKEHLNYVIAKFEEFFGVNF from the coding sequence ATGAGCACTCAAGAGTTACGAGAGCAAATTGCCGAGTTGGTTGGAAAATATGCTGAGCAAGCATTAGCACCTAAAATGTTCGTGGCAGGGCAAAGTGTGGTGCCGCCATCAGGTAAAGTCATTGGTGCCAAAGAACTGCAATTAATGGTTGAGGCATCGCTGGATGGCTGGTTAACTACCGGTCGTTTTAATGATGCGTTTGAGAAAAAACTGGGTGAATACATTGGCGTGCCACATGTGTTGACCACCACTTCTGGCTCTTCTGCCAACTTGCTGGCGCTAACTGCGCTAACCTCACACAAGTTAGGTGACCGCGCTTTAAAACCAGGCGATGAAGTGATCACAGTTGCCGCTGGTTTCCCAACTACCGTTAACCCAAGTATTCAAAACGGCCTCATTCCGGTATTTGTTGACGTTGATATTCCGACTTACAACATCGATGCAGCCTTGATTGAAGCAGCGGTGACCGAAAAAACTAAAGCGATCATGGTGGCGCATACCTTAGGTAACCCATTCAATCTTGCTGAAGTTCGCAAAATTGCTGATAAATACAACCTTTGGTTAGTGGAAGATTGTTGTGATGCCTTAGGCACCAAGTATGACGGCAAAATGGTCGGTACTTTTGGTGATATCGGTACCGTGAGTTTTTACCCAGCACACCACATCACTATGGGTGAGGGCGGTGCGGTATTCACTAAGTCTAAAGAGCTGAAAGTGATTATCGAATCCTTCCGTGATTGGGGCCGTGATTGTTACTGCGCACCGGGTTGTGACAACACCTGCGGTAAGCGTTTTGGCCAACAACTGGGTTCATTGCCAGCAGGTTACGACCACAAATACACTTACTCTCATTTAGGTTACAACCTGAAAATCACCGACATGCAAGCCGCCTGTGGTTTGGCACAGCTTGAACGCGTCGAAGAGTTTGTAGCACAACGTAAAGCCAACTTCGCCTATTTGAAAGCGGGTTTAAGCAGCTGTGCTGAGTTCTTAGAACTGCCAGAAGCAACCCCTAACTCTGAACCTTCTTGGTTCGGTTTCCCTATCACATTGAAGGAAACTGCCGGGGTTAGCCGTGTTGAACTGGTTAAATTCCTCGATGAAGCCAAAGTTGGCACTCGTTTACTGTTCGCCGGTAACTTGACTCGTCAGCCTTACTTTGAAGGTCGTGAATACCGTGTGGTGGGTGAATTGACTAACACTGACCGTATTATGAACCAAACATTCTGGGTGGGTATCTATCCAGGATTAACCAAAGAACATTTAAATTACGTGATTGCGAAATTTGAAGAGTTTTTTGGGGTAAACTTCTAA